From one Sparus aurata chromosome 16, fSpaAur1.1, whole genome shotgun sequence genomic stretch:
- the cep170ba gene encoding centrosomal protein of 170 kDa protein B isoform X1, with the protein MSVTSWFLVSSSGTRHRLPREMIFVGRDDCELMLQSRSVDKQHAVINYDTNTDEHMVKDLGSLNGTFVNDLRIPDQTYITLKLSDVIRFGYDAHVYILEKSQHKVPEEALKHEKYTSQLQLTIKALEAKAKEKQQQLLSPDKSKVSNVKVQDRADRRAHSLTATTDSPISKPTPLYGQPSWWGEDEDPANKKRNRGGKSPEGSPEPAKDVSRYEVNGSLSDSQVKSIFSYRREPSYFEIPTKESPPRPDKRPESQVQEVPTKDTPDHSQSVPSTPTPPVVQSHASFTIEFDECMPGKMKIKDHVTKFSFRQQRKQLSTEAVTAPSEVMSVESKVADWLVQSNASMMRRRSHAEDLYSTNSDPSLLKTTRGNHREDGTHSDSGDPSITGNDFLQSEPQIGPLRASPPQRFASPDSEEPLSSSPPEPQSLPNLSKAEPQQAFVIEFFDNNPVRKKRSQSFTNNASPPEPSALRVQLEKARKSSSPNGERQVPSQASTTPPTQRYTIPLKGPASTGHQRAGSLRREKTEDRISTNYSSRSTSSVSVRPFSSVGRRSKLAQEFTAEFLRQAKQSSSASCEKNTSSHATAAKSETVVASQTSPPPSNAPYQPQTSSPIHQPVPLKAPVMPLVCQSAEVNSARVGPKNEEEDSLSDAGTYTIETDVPDKELEDARSKIDQVFGVFESPERTDQSEAEKSSAFRPDVVQSRDQHRQNSCGEVRPAPEQGQSLVKVQPAGAMIQGAPKWMSCWASLADSYTESGPSSGLFDIPPQMELSGGARGTIIHKATLSRHPDSVDSDGSRTRRVLPQLPLGEKSDISTPSIHVHYDLHSTFDVEGKSSVAPGSQDGLDRLSVQDDVEPDSLSDASKSDDGSVLEQRRRPLSDTEEKKKNEDKVRLPAKPTSFYIGSEEAVSKSERECSKPSTPNTERKHAGKTFSTATLTKQRSNQDSGKIKSSMSAPFLGQGTQSPESREGRVSPLIRQESFTKERPSNARLPNISSQPVQRDTDPELLQGSCNQDTHSFLKETEDVLAVLEAKLQAGQSGPTPSPIADSLSGESDVDTSSTVSQHSSKTRPKSVTKKPSVSGLHRECSSASIASQDSVQLSSASEKRRSQGADSNSKTEPLRRPVGLRRSVGKCGSMDLSDDPQSLPYSDQESNSHQTRKKYTVPLQKEDGKTTRVSQALSRANSLSAPRPTRASMLRRARLGEASDNEGTETDRLAQEAGNAPAKQPQEPKKLSRLDMLAMPRKRTSSFNTPSDTEASSAPQLTGRSTGFSNRSTESGSSSVRRASAAGPKPVERPQKAALNRTPVTRGRSSSAKYAGSTASSRRRQKGSDYTSTSDEEYDSNQSTPKHKRSQPSSASSNPRDQPRSRPQPVVALRPKSRNRESEDENQEGEAVHSWTNHSAEIARLSQDLAKDLAILAREIHDVAGDGDPQNPGVESSTPVSTVTAHEQLVHHIPEAGLNYQRIPPITTSTKELDQSWSDHDQTSRQRARSKDEVVVDNLMLNPVSQVIVAIRENTEQLADKIKVLFQDRVDIWQEIEAKVNSDNDVSIVKTSNKEITSILKELRRVQRQLEVINTVMEPSGQPESSRASSGARPSRTPYSRDFRTVHSASKRGGGPRPSEGVRRAAVTPDDLREGYLV; encoded by the exons ATGAGTGTGACATCATGGTTCCTGGTCAGCAGCTCTGGCACACGCCACCGGTTGCCTAGGGAGATGATCTTCGTTGGCCGGGATGATTGCGAGCTaatgctgcag TCTCGCAGTGTGGACAAACAGCACGCTGTGATCAACTACGACACCAACACAGACGAGCACATGGTGAAGGATCTGGGCAGCTTGAATGGG ACATTTGTGAATGATCTAAGAATCCCAGACCAGACCTACATCACCCTCAAGCTCTCTGATGTCATTCGCTTTGGCTATG ATGCTCATGTATATATCCTGGAGAAGAGTCAACACAAGGTCCCAGAGGAGGCTCTTAAA CATGAGAAGTACACAAGCCAGTTGCAGCTTACTATCAAAGCCCTGGAGGCCAAGGCGaaggaaaaacagcagcagctcctgagCCCAGATAAGAGCAAAGTCTCCAATGTGAAAGTGCAGGACAGGGCTGATCGAAGGGCCCACTCACTCACAG CTACCACAGATTCTCCGATATCCAAGCCTACTCCTCTCTATGGCCAACCGTCCTGGTGGGGGGAGGATGAGGACCCTGCCAACAAAAAGCGGAACAGAGGTGGAAAATCGCCAGAGGGGTCTCCAG AGCCTGCCAAAGATGTGTCCAGATATGAGGTCAATGGTTCTCTGTCCGacagtcaagtcaagtcaataTTCTCCTACCGCCGGGAGCCCAGCTACTTTGAGATACCGACAAAAGAATCCCCACCACGACCTGACAAGAGGCCCGAGTCACAGGTTCAAGAAGTTCCCACAAAGGACACTCCAGATCACTCTCAGTCTGTCCCTTCTACCCCTACACCTCCTGTAGTCCAAAGCCACGCCTCCTTCACCATCGAATTCGATGAATGCATGCCAggtaaaatgaaaatcaagGACCATGTGACCAAGTTTTCTTTCCGCCAGCAGCGCAAGCAACTTTCCACAGAGGCGGTCACTGCACCCAGTGAGGTGATGTCTGTTGAAAGCAAAGTTGCAGATTGGCTGGTCCAAAGCAATGCTAGtatgatgaggaggaggtcGCACGCTGAAGACTTGTATAGCACAAACAGTGATCCGTCACTTCTGAAGACCACCAGAG GAAACCACCGTGAAGATGGTACTCACAGTGATTCCGGGGATCCTTCAATCACTGGAAATGATTTCCTCCAATCAGAACCTCAGATTGGACCCCTCAGAGCCTCCCCACCTCAACGCTTTGCCTCCCCTGACTCTGAGGAACccttgtcctcctctccaccagaGCCCCAGTCCTTACCCAATCTTAGCAAGGCTGAGCCTCAACAGGCCTTTGTCATTGAATTCTTTGACAATAACCCTGTTAGAAAGAAGCGTTCCCAGTCCTTCACCAATAACGCATCCCCACCTGAGCCCTCAGCCTTAAGGGTCcagctggagaaggcgaggaaGAGCTCAAGCCCCAATGGTGAGAGACAAGTCCCATCTCAAGCCTCCACCACACCCCCAACCCAACGATACACCATCCCCCTGAAGGGCCCTGCTTCCACAGGCCACCAAAGAGCTGGCTCTCTGCGAAGGGAGAAGACAGAGGACCGGATTAGCACCAACTATTCCTCTCGCTCTACATCATCTGTGTCTGTAAGGCCCTTTAGCAGTGTAGGCCGGAGATCCAAACTTGCTCAGGAATTTACTGCTGAATTCCTCAGACAAGCCAAGCAGTCCTCTTCTGCCAGCTGTGAGAAAAACACATCGAGCCATGCTACAGCAGCGAAATCGGAGACAGTGGTAGCGTCACAGACAAGTCCTCCTCCATCTAATGCTCCCTACCAGCCACAGACTTCTTCTCCTATCCACCAGCCTGTTCCCCTCAAAGCCCCTGTGATGCCCCTGGTCTGTCAGAGTGCAGAGGTGAACAGTGCCCGTGTTGGCCCCAAAAATGAAGAGGAGGATAGTTTGAGCGATGCAGGAACCTACACCATTGAAACAGATGTCCCAGATAAAGAGCTAGAAGATGCACGAAGCAAGATTGACCAG GTGTTTGGCGTTTTTGAGAGCCCAGAGCGAACCGACCAGAGCGAAGCAGAAAAATCGTCAGCGTTTAGGCCTGATGTTGTTCAGAGCAGGGATCAGCATAGGCAGAATAGCTGTGGGGAGGTGAGGCCAGCTCCAGAACAGGGACAGAGTCTGGTAAAG GTTCAGCCAGCAGGTGCCATGATACAGGGTGCTCCTAAGTGGATGTCTTGCTGGGCCAGCTTGGCAGACAGCTACACAGAATCTGGCCCTTCGTCTGGCCTCTTTGACATTCCTCCCCAGATGGAGCTGTCGGGAGGGG caCGAGGCACCATCATCCATAAGGCCACACTCAGCCGACACCCCGACAGCGTTGACTCAGATGGTTCAAGAACTCGGCGTGTCCTGCCGCAGCTACCACTGGGGGAGAAGAGTGACATCTCAACTCCCAGCATTCATGTTCATTATGACCTGCATTCAACGTTTGATGTAGAAGGGAAGAGCTCAGTGGCCCCCGGCTCTCAGGATGGCCTTGACAGGTTGTCGGTGCAGGACGACGTAGAGCCCGACAGCCTTAGTGACGCCAGCAAGTCAGACGATGGCTCCGTCCTAGAGCAAAGGAGGCGACCGCTGTCGGacacagaagagaagaagaaaaatgaggACAAAGTCAGACTCCCAGCCAAGCCTACATCCTTTTACATTGGGTCAGAGGAGGCTGTGTCCAAATCTGAACGTGAATGTTCAAAACCCAGCACTCCTAACACTGAACGAAAGCATGCAGGCAAAACTTTCTCAACAGCCACCCTGACTAAACAGAGAAGTAACCAAGATTCTGGAAAAATCAAGTCTAGTATGTCAGCTCCTTTCCTGGGCCAGGGGACACAGAGTCCAGAGTCCAGAGAGGGCAGAGTATCCCCATTAATCAGACAAGAGAGCTTCACCAAGGAGCGTCCTAGCAACGCCAGATTGCCCAACATCTCTAGCCAGCCTgttcagagagacacagaccCTGAATTACTCCAGGGATCCTGCAATCAGGACACCCATTCTTTTCTCAAAGAGACAGAAGATGTTCTTGCCGtcctggaggccaaactccaagCGGGGCAATCAGGTCCAACACCTTCTCCCATAGCGGACTCTCTTTCTGGGGAGTCTGATGTGGACACCTCCAGCACAGTCAGCCAACACAGCAGCAAGACCAGGCCAAAATCAGTGACTAAAAAGCCCAGTGTTAGTGGTCTCCATAGGGAGTGTTCTTCAGCCAGTATAGCCAGTCAGGACTCAGTTCAACTGTCCAGTGCATCAGAAAAGCGTCGCTCTCAGGGGGCAGACAGCAATAGTAAGACCGAGCCCCTCAGGAGGCCAGTTGGACTGAGACGTAGTGTCGGGAAATGTGGTTCCATGGACCTAAGTGATGACCCTCAGAGCTTACCTTACTCTGATCAAGAGTCCAACAGCCACCAAACCCGCAAAAAATACACAGTGCCCCTCCAGAAGGAGGACGGCAAGACCACCAGAGTATCCCAGGCCTTGAGTCGAGCCAATAGCTTGTCTGCCCCAAGACCCACCAGAGCATCAATGCTGCGCCGGGCTCGTCTAGGAGAAGCTTCGGACAACGAGGGCACGGAGACGGATAGGTTGGCCCAGGAGGCAGGTAATGCCCCTGCTAAGCAGCCTCAGGAACCCAAGAAACTCTCCAGGCTGGATATGCTGGCGATGCCTCGTAAGCGGACAAGCTCGTTCAACACACCCAGTGACACAGAGGCCTCCTCTGCCCCACAGCTGACAGGCAGGAGCACAGGATTCTCCAATCGCAGCACCGAGTCTGGTAGCAGCTCAGTTCGAAGGGCCTCTGCAGCGGGGCCCAAGCCAGTAGAAAGGCCGCAGAAAGCAGCGCTTAACAGGACACCAGTCACTCGTGGACGTTCGAGTAGTGCCAAATACGCTGGCAGCACTGCGA GCTCAAGAAGACGACAGAAAGGCTCTGACTATACCTCTACCTCAGATGAGGAGTACGACTCAAACCAGAGCACTCCTAAACACAAGCGCTCCCAACCTTCCTCAGCTTCCAGCAACCCACGTGATCAGCCTCGCTCTCGGCCTCAGCCGGTGGTCGCCCTGCGTCCTAAATCCCGCAACAGAGAGTCTGAGGATGAGAACCAAGAGGGAGAGGCTGTGCACAGTTGGACCAACCACAGTGCTGAGATTGCACG ATTGAGTCAAGACCTTGCTAAAGACCTGGCTATCCTGGCCAGAGAGATCCATGATGTGGCAGGTGATGGTGATCCACAAAACCCTGGAGTGGAGAGCAGTACACCCGTCTCCACTGTGACTGCTCATGAACAG CTGGTTCATCATATTCCAGAGGCTGGATTAAACTACCAGAGAATCCCGCCAATTACCACATCTACAAAGGAGCTAGACCAGAGCTGGAGCGACCATGACCAGACCTCCAGGCAGAGAGCTCGGAGCAAAGATGAG GTCGTGGTGGACAATCTAATGCTGAATCCTGTGTCTCAGGTCATCGTGGCCatcagagaaaacactgagcAGCTCGCTGACAAAATAAA GGTACTGTTCCAGGACAGGGTGGATATCTGGCAAGAAATCGAGGCCAAGGTTAATTCTGACAATGATGTTTCCATCGTCAAAACCTCCAACAAG GAAATCACATCCATCTTGAAAGAACTCAGGAGAGTTCAACGACAACTTGAGG TCATTAACACAGTCATGGAGCCCAGCGGGCAGCCTGAATCATCCAGGGCCTCATCTGGAGCTCGGCCCTCCAGAACTCCCTACTCCCGAGACTTTAGAACGGTCCACTCTGCCTCTAAGCGTGGCGGCGGCCCGAGGCCCAGCGAGGGCGTCAGGAGAGCTGCGGTGACACCGGATGATCTCAGAGAGGGATATTTGGTGTGA
- the cep170ba gene encoding centrosomal protein of 170 kDa protein B isoform X3, whose translation MSVTSWFLVSSSGTRHRLPREMIFVGRDDCELMLQSRSVDKQHAVINYDTNTDEHMVKDLGSLNGTFVNDLRIPDQTYITLKLSDVIRFGYDAHVYILEKSQHKVPEEALKHEKYTSQLQLTIKALEAKAKEKQQQLLSPDKSKVSNVKVQDRADRRAHSLTATTDSPISKPTPLYGQPSWWGEDEDPANKKRNRGGKSPEGSPEPAKDVSRYEVNGSLSDSQVKSIFSYRREPSYFEIPTKESPPRPDKRPESQVQEVPTKDTPDHSQSVPSTPTPPVVQSHASFTIEFDECMPGKMKIKDHVTKFSFRQQRKQLSTEAVTAPSEVMSVESKVADWLVQSNASMMRRRSHAEDLYSTNSDPSLLKTTRGNHREDGTHSDSGDPSITGNDFLQSEPQIGPLRASPPQRFASPDSEEPLSSSPPEPQSLPNLSKAEPQQAFVIEFFDNNPVRKKRSQSFTNNASPPEPSALRVQLEKARKSSSPNGERQVPSQASTTPPTQRYTIPLKGPASTGHQRAGSLRREKTEDRISTNYSSRSTSSVSVRPFSSVGRRSKLAQEFTAEFLRQAKQSSSASCEKNTSSHATAAKSETVVASQTSPPPSNAPYQPQTSSPIHQPVPLKAPVMPLVCQSAEVNSARVGPKNEEEDSLSDAGTYTIETDVPDKELEDARSKIDQVQPAGAMIQGAPKWMSCWASLADSYTESGPSSGLFDIPPQMELSGGARGTIIHKATLSRHPDSVDSDGSRTRRVLPQLPLGEKSDISTPSIHVHYDLHSTFDVEGKSSVAPGSQDGLDRLSVQDDVEPDSLSDASKSDDGSVLEQRRRPLSDTEEKKKNEDKVRLPAKPTSFYIGSEEAVSKSERECSKPSTPNTERKHAGKTFSTATLTKQRSNQDSGKIKSSMSAPFLGQGTQSPESREGRVSPLIRQESFTKERPSNARLPNISSQPVQRDTDPELLQGSCNQDTHSFLKETEDVLAVLEAKLQAGQSGPTPSPIADSLSGESDVDTSSTVSQHSSKTRPKSVTKKPSVSGLHRECSSASIASQDSVQLSSASEKRRSQGADSNSKTEPLRRPVGLRRSVGKCGSMDLSDDPQSLPYSDQESNSHQTRKKYTVPLQKEDGKTTRVSQALSRANSLSAPRPTRASMLRRARLGEASDNEGTETDRLAQEAGNAPAKQPQEPKKLSRLDMLAMPRKRTSSFNTPSDTEASSAPQLTGRSTGFSNRSTESGSSSVRRASAAGPKPVERPQKAALNRTPVTRGRSSSAKYAGSTASSRRRQKGSDYTSTSDEEYDSNQSTPKHKRSQPSSASSNPRDQPRSRPQPVVALRPKSRNRESEDENQEGEAVHSWTNHSAEIARLSQDLAKDLAILAREIHDVAGDGDPQNPGVESSTPVSTVTAHEQLVHHIPEAGLNYQRIPPITTSTKELDQSWSDHDQTSRQRARSKDEVVVDNLMLNPVSQVIVAIRENTEQLADKIKVLFQDRVDIWQEIEAKVNSDNDVSIVKTSNKEITSILKELRRVQRQLEVINTVMEPSGQPESSRASSGARPSRTPYSRDFRTVHSASKRGGGPRPSEGVRRAAVTPDDLREGYLV comes from the exons ATGAGTGTGACATCATGGTTCCTGGTCAGCAGCTCTGGCACACGCCACCGGTTGCCTAGGGAGATGATCTTCGTTGGCCGGGATGATTGCGAGCTaatgctgcag TCTCGCAGTGTGGACAAACAGCACGCTGTGATCAACTACGACACCAACACAGACGAGCACATGGTGAAGGATCTGGGCAGCTTGAATGGG ACATTTGTGAATGATCTAAGAATCCCAGACCAGACCTACATCACCCTCAAGCTCTCTGATGTCATTCGCTTTGGCTATG ATGCTCATGTATATATCCTGGAGAAGAGTCAACACAAGGTCCCAGAGGAGGCTCTTAAA CATGAGAAGTACACAAGCCAGTTGCAGCTTACTATCAAAGCCCTGGAGGCCAAGGCGaaggaaaaacagcagcagctcctgagCCCAGATAAGAGCAAAGTCTCCAATGTGAAAGTGCAGGACAGGGCTGATCGAAGGGCCCACTCACTCACAG CTACCACAGATTCTCCGATATCCAAGCCTACTCCTCTCTATGGCCAACCGTCCTGGTGGGGGGAGGATGAGGACCCTGCCAACAAAAAGCGGAACAGAGGTGGAAAATCGCCAGAGGGGTCTCCAG AGCCTGCCAAAGATGTGTCCAGATATGAGGTCAATGGTTCTCTGTCCGacagtcaagtcaagtcaataTTCTCCTACCGCCGGGAGCCCAGCTACTTTGAGATACCGACAAAAGAATCCCCACCACGACCTGACAAGAGGCCCGAGTCACAGGTTCAAGAAGTTCCCACAAAGGACACTCCAGATCACTCTCAGTCTGTCCCTTCTACCCCTACACCTCCTGTAGTCCAAAGCCACGCCTCCTTCACCATCGAATTCGATGAATGCATGCCAggtaaaatgaaaatcaagGACCATGTGACCAAGTTTTCTTTCCGCCAGCAGCGCAAGCAACTTTCCACAGAGGCGGTCACTGCACCCAGTGAGGTGATGTCTGTTGAAAGCAAAGTTGCAGATTGGCTGGTCCAAAGCAATGCTAGtatgatgaggaggaggtcGCACGCTGAAGACTTGTATAGCACAAACAGTGATCCGTCACTTCTGAAGACCACCAGAG GAAACCACCGTGAAGATGGTACTCACAGTGATTCCGGGGATCCTTCAATCACTGGAAATGATTTCCTCCAATCAGAACCTCAGATTGGACCCCTCAGAGCCTCCCCACCTCAACGCTTTGCCTCCCCTGACTCTGAGGAACccttgtcctcctctccaccagaGCCCCAGTCCTTACCCAATCTTAGCAAGGCTGAGCCTCAACAGGCCTTTGTCATTGAATTCTTTGACAATAACCCTGTTAGAAAGAAGCGTTCCCAGTCCTTCACCAATAACGCATCCCCACCTGAGCCCTCAGCCTTAAGGGTCcagctggagaaggcgaggaaGAGCTCAAGCCCCAATGGTGAGAGACAAGTCCCATCTCAAGCCTCCACCACACCCCCAACCCAACGATACACCATCCCCCTGAAGGGCCCTGCTTCCACAGGCCACCAAAGAGCTGGCTCTCTGCGAAGGGAGAAGACAGAGGACCGGATTAGCACCAACTATTCCTCTCGCTCTACATCATCTGTGTCTGTAAGGCCCTTTAGCAGTGTAGGCCGGAGATCCAAACTTGCTCAGGAATTTACTGCTGAATTCCTCAGACAAGCCAAGCAGTCCTCTTCTGCCAGCTGTGAGAAAAACACATCGAGCCATGCTACAGCAGCGAAATCGGAGACAGTGGTAGCGTCACAGACAAGTCCTCCTCCATCTAATGCTCCCTACCAGCCACAGACTTCTTCTCCTATCCACCAGCCTGTTCCCCTCAAAGCCCCTGTGATGCCCCTGGTCTGTCAGAGTGCAGAGGTGAACAGTGCCCGTGTTGGCCCCAAAAATGAAGAGGAGGATAGTTTGAGCGATGCAGGAACCTACACCATTGAAACAGATGTCCCAGATAAAGAGCTAGAAGATGCACGAAGCAAGATTGACCAG GTTCAGCCAGCAGGTGCCATGATACAGGGTGCTCCTAAGTGGATGTCTTGCTGGGCCAGCTTGGCAGACAGCTACACAGAATCTGGCCCTTCGTCTGGCCTCTTTGACATTCCTCCCCAGATGGAGCTGTCGGGAGGGG caCGAGGCACCATCATCCATAAGGCCACACTCAGCCGACACCCCGACAGCGTTGACTCAGATGGTTCAAGAACTCGGCGTGTCCTGCCGCAGCTACCACTGGGGGAGAAGAGTGACATCTCAACTCCCAGCATTCATGTTCATTATGACCTGCATTCAACGTTTGATGTAGAAGGGAAGAGCTCAGTGGCCCCCGGCTCTCAGGATGGCCTTGACAGGTTGTCGGTGCAGGACGACGTAGAGCCCGACAGCCTTAGTGACGCCAGCAAGTCAGACGATGGCTCCGTCCTAGAGCAAAGGAGGCGACCGCTGTCGGacacagaagagaagaagaaaaatgaggACAAAGTCAGACTCCCAGCCAAGCCTACATCCTTTTACATTGGGTCAGAGGAGGCTGTGTCCAAATCTGAACGTGAATGTTCAAAACCCAGCACTCCTAACACTGAACGAAAGCATGCAGGCAAAACTTTCTCAACAGCCACCCTGACTAAACAGAGAAGTAACCAAGATTCTGGAAAAATCAAGTCTAGTATGTCAGCTCCTTTCCTGGGCCAGGGGACACAGAGTCCAGAGTCCAGAGAGGGCAGAGTATCCCCATTAATCAGACAAGAGAGCTTCACCAAGGAGCGTCCTAGCAACGCCAGATTGCCCAACATCTCTAGCCAGCCTgttcagagagacacagaccCTGAATTACTCCAGGGATCCTGCAATCAGGACACCCATTCTTTTCTCAAAGAGACAGAAGATGTTCTTGCCGtcctggaggccaaactccaagCGGGGCAATCAGGTCCAACACCTTCTCCCATAGCGGACTCTCTTTCTGGGGAGTCTGATGTGGACACCTCCAGCACAGTCAGCCAACACAGCAGCAAGACCAGGCCAAAATCAGTGACTAAAAAGCCCAGTGTTAGTGGTCTCCATAGGGAGTGTTCTTCAGCCAGTATAGCCAGTCAGGACTCAGTTCAACTGTCCAGTGCATCAGAAAAGCGTCGCTCTCAGGGGGCAGACAGCAATAGTAAGACCGAGCCCCTCAGGAGGCCAGTTGGACTGAGACGTAGTGTCGGGAAATGTGGTTCCATGGACCTAAGTGATGACCCTCAGAGCTTACCTTACTCTGATCAAGAGTCCAACAGCCACCAAACCCGCAAAAAATACACAGTGCCCCTCCAGAAGGAGGACGGCAAGACCACCAGAGTATCCCAGGCCTTGAGTCGAGCCAATAGCTTGTCTGCCCCAAGACCCACCAGAGCATCAATGCTGCGCCGGGCTCGTCTAGGAGAAGCTTCGGACAACGAGGGCACGGAGACGGATAGGTTGGCCCAGGAGGCAGGTAATGCCCCTGCTAAGCAGCCTCAGGAACCCAAGAAACTCTCCAGGCTGGATATGCTGGCGATGCCTCGTAAGCGGACAAGCTCGTTCAACACACCCAGTGACACAGAGGCCTCCTCTGCCCCACAGCTGACAGGCAGGAGCACAGGATTCTCCAATCGCAGCACCGAGTCTGGTAGCAGCTCAGTTCGAAGGGCCTCTGCAGCGGGGCCCAAGCCAGTAGAAAGGCCGCAGAAAGCAGCGCTTAACAGGACACCAGTCACTCGTGGACGTTCGAGTAGTGCCAAATACGCTGGCAGCACTGCGA GCTCAAGAAGACGACAGAAAGGCTCTGACTATACCTCTACCTCAGATGAGGAGTACGACTCAAACCAGAGCACTCCTAAACACAAGCGCTCCCAACCTTCCTCAGCTTCCAGCAACCCACGTGATCAGCCTCGCTCTCGGCCTCAGCCGGTGGTCGCCCTGCGTCCTAAATCCCGCAACAGAGAGTCTGAGGATGAGAACCAAGAGGGAGAGGCTGTGCACAGTTGGACCAACCACAGTGCTGAGATTGCACG ATTGAGTCAAGACCTTGCTAAAGACCTGGCTATCCTGGCCAGAGAGATCCATGATGTGGCAGGTGATGGTGATCCACAAAACCCTGGAGTGGAGAGCAGTACACCCGTCTCCACTGTGACTGCTCATGAACAG CTGGTTCATCATATTCCAGAGGCTGGATTAAACTACCAGAGAATCCCGCCAATTACCACATCTACAAAGGAGCTAGACCAGAGCTGGAGCGACCATGACCAGACCTCCAGGCAGAGAGCTCGGAGCAAAGATGAG GTCGTGGTGGACAATCTAATGCTGAATCCTGTGTCTCAGGTCATCGTGGCCatcagagaaaacactgagcAGCTCGCTGACAAAATAAA GGTACTGTTCCAGGACAGGGTGGATATCTGGCAAGAAATCGAGGCCAAGGTTAATTCTGACAATGATGTTTCCATCGTCAAAACCTCCAACAAG GAAATCACATCCATCTTGAAAGAACTCAGGAGAGTTCAACGACAACTTGAGG TCATTAACACAGTCATGGAGCCCAGCGGGCAGCCTGAATCATCCAGGGCCTCATCTGGAGCTCGGCCCTCCAGAACTCCCTACTCCCGAGACTTTAGAACGGTCCACTCTGCCTCTAAGCGTGGCGGCGGCCCGAGGCCCAGCGAGGGCGTCAGGAGAGCTGCGGTGACACCGGATGATCTCAGAGAGGGATATTTGGTGTGA